The nucleotide window gtgaataaaatatTTCAGTCTGTTCTCACTTCCTTCATGTTTCCTTTCGAATGAATAAATTATGCAGtagaaaacgaaatgaaaatCTTCGTCACCTTGACCCGTACAGTACGAGTAGGTACTCAGCCTGGTCACGTACAGAGGCGTGAATTTTGAACATTCATTATAGATCAAATTTAGAAATGACTATAAGTattttaacagcttcaacctaaGCATTCATAACATATTTCTTAAATGGAGATGTGATAAATATACATAGGCAATTAATTATTCtgatcaaaatatttgttttgaattTCCCATATCAGTTTTATTCGCAAATATTGTGATTCCTGATGGCCATCGTAGAAGGTCATCATGGACCACCAATTGGGAACCCCTGCCCTGAAGTGTTCTGGCTCAACAAGATGTGTGTAACGCCTGGGCAGGTCAAGGTGGCTGGTCAGCgccgaaaaagagagagagagagagagagagagagagagagagagagagagagagagagagagagagagagagagagagagagagagagagagagagagagagagagagagagagagagagagagagagagagagagagagagagagagagagagagagagagagagagagagagagagagagagagagagagagagagagaataattcctttcatttatttttctgtatacTGCATGCACTTAAATACCTCCCCGCATTGCGTAGTGCAGTGGCTGCCGTGCCTGGTTACAAATCCACGAAACTCGGATCGAACGAGGGCTGGGCCAGTCAGTGCAATGGGTACTTGGGGGAAACCCGGGAAAGGTACAATATTAAAACCCAGGTGTCACAGAGGCTCAGTGTCCCGGGTTAAGGCATGTCCTCCGCTAAATGAACAAAAGGGCAATGAGACACAAATGAGTCTACGCTTTGCTGTACCGCATGCTCCAAACTTTACATTTGTAGCACTGCAGTACATAGTCAAAGAACTTCCTATAAGTAAAGTCtacaaatctgaaaaaaatctaaaaatataTGTTGAGTGAACAATAAGTGAATACAAACATAAAACTTGACTGGCAGCGTCACACAACTCTCAATCTCTCCTTACTCTTGTACAATGCCAAGTGAGGCACGAATTTCAGTGTTCCACATAAAAATgtccttttctactttttttgtttattgagaAAATTATTACGCACCAATAATAAAAGGTAATAATGTAACTTCGCTAAAAAAGGAAACTGATTATCTAGCAactattaatagaaaaaaaaaaacagatttgaACTTGTAATATCATGCTAATTTCTAGCACCTACgtactgtgcgtgtgtgtgttgaatactTCGGTATTCAGTGCAGTTACTATACAATCTAGTGTGACCTTCATAGGACATTACAAAATGGGAGTGGTCGGCGGCGGCCAATACGAAACTGCATGTAAAAACTAGGTGAGCGACGCGCCGCTGCCGGTATATATTGCAGGCAGCGGACGAGAGCATCACAGTCAGCTTCTGCATCGACTCCACTCACACCATGAACGCCAAGGTGACTGCTGGGGCCTCACTGGAGGCAGGATAaacactgcagtgatgagagTATACCTGCACACACAGTCCGGCCCAAAGACTCTTTTGTCACGCTTGCCGTGCGTCACGTATTGACTACAAATGGATCACACATGACGCCGTGACTCACTTCCTCCATTGTTCCTTGCAGATCGCCATCCTCCTCGCCCTCGTGGCCGTGGCCGTCGCTGACAGTGACGAGTTCAGAGGCTACCGCGCTCCCAGCGTAAGTTTTCACTCTTGTCACACTTGGCTGCGTGTCCTGCAGCAGTCTGGTGAATGGTGGCTGCAGGTGGGTGATGGCCTCGCCAAACACTGACACTACTTCTTGTGTTGACAGTCCGAGGAGTCCTACGAGTCCTCCGAGGCCCAGTACAACTTCCAGTGGGCTGTGGACCACGACCCCTCCAGCAACGAGTACGGCCACCAGGAGGCCCGCGACGGTGACAACACCAAGGGCTCCTACTACGTGGAGCTTCCCGACGGTCGCGTCCAGAACGTTGCTTACTACGTCAACGGCGACTCTGGCTACATCGCTGACGTCACCTACACCGGCTCCGCTGAGTCCTTCGAGTCCGACGAGTCCAACGAGTCCTTCCGTTATTACGGATCCAACGAGTCCAAGTAAATCCAAATCATTTGGCTTCTCGTCCTGACCCGACACTGTCACTCGTCTAAAGACAATTTTTCCTTAAATTAtgtcaacatcatcatcatcatcctgtttatttatttacacccACATATGCgaggaaataaatgacaatGCATAATCTGTCTCTTTATTATACTACCTGCTATTAATGTGAGGGAGCCACGTTCTACACAGCAGTTGTTAAGGCTGTAGCAATATCTACGTGTTTATGCATAAGGGACAACCCACATAACCCACGAAAACCACACCTGCCAAATTTCATTACGAAGTAAAAGCTTCGGCGACGGCCTCACCTGCACAGCAGTCGGAGTTCACTGTGTTTTAGACATTTCTTATTATCATGTTTGTTGTTCAGTTTATATAGGAAAGACTGCTATGAATTACTAGGAAGGTTACTATAAATCATATTGTCTATTATCACATTACTCAGTGTGCGCGAAGTGCGTGAAAGAGAGCGGCGAAAGACCTGCTGCCTCAGTGCCACGATTGGCTTCGCCTTTGAATTGCAGATTCCGAACTGAAATATGTAAAGTCCACATGATATAAGTctacaaagtctctctctctctctctctctctctctctctcctctctctctctctctcgtgtcatccacgatgagaacaaaaacaaaaataatacgtTTTGGTCTTCTGTGTTGCGTTCTACTACCAGGTTGTCGACCCCAAATGTAGTATATTTAAAAGATAAGACTGATTACCTCATATGTATCATTATGGCAGGATGGCAGAAAATATTTTTACAccgctgagaaaaaaaaaaccattcaagtaaaacacacaaattactaatccctttccctctctagCACATTTTTACTCATCGCTGAACTGCTctagaaaaagtgagagaatgagagtgagagagtacgTGGAGTCCCTCGGGGGGATTGTGAGGCTGCCGCGCTCCGAAGGTCGCGGTAGAGGGACCTGGGCTGTGGGacgtgttgggagagtgaacgTTGAAGTGAGAGGTGgtgtttcccttcccctccccccccccccctctctctctctctctctctctctctctctgctggtggTCAGAGGTATGGTAGGTGGGGTGTGGTGTGCCTTCCTTCAGGTCAAGGAGGGCTATTTTCACCTCTACATCGCCTTCCCGGCCAAACACGCCACCTACTCGGCCGCGCCATGCTAATTAAGTAATACAGTGTTAAGACTCGTGGTTTGTTACTTATCGGGTTCGCTCGTACGGCTATGTAAATCATTCAATCATTTACTGTTGgctttcttaatcttttctctctgtatataGGCTGGGCAAGGCCTAAAAACCTTAATGGAAACCAGCTTAATTGCAACTTACTAAAAAGTGGTCGTAAAAAGTGATCtagtttatttcttattattgtctCTTTTATTGTTGAGAAAAGAATACTTGTGTCGTCGTGTGAACTTTTAGCGACCAAAGAGAAGCCTTTTCTTAATGCTCggactttttgtctttttcctctagGGTGTTATAGGAGAGGAACATGGCAGCTGGGAGTTCTATAGAAAGTACAGGTAAGTCTAcacagcaggaaaaaaaaatttaaataatgttcatttttttaCACAAATCACGAGGTTTCAGGACAGTAAGTGTGGGACAGAAAAGCTTAAATGTCACAtggatttttattttgatttgaaTAAATTATAACATCTTGAAATATTCTtcaacgaaaataaataaacaaaaagagaacATGAGAATTGAGTGTTGCTGAGTTGGACTAGAAACGATCGTTTACTTGGACTCGTTGGATCCGTAGTAACGGAAGGACTCGTTGGACTCGTCGGACTCGAAGGACTCAGCGGAGCCGGTGTAGGTGACGTCAGCGATGTAGCCAGAGTCGCCGTTGACGTAGTAAGCAACGTTCTGGACGCGACCGTCGGGAAGCTCCACGTAGTAGGAGCCCTTGGTGTTGTCACCGTCGCGGGCCTCCTGGTGGCCGTACTCGTTGCTGGAGGGGTCGTGGTCCACGGACCACTGGAAGTTGTACTGGGCCTCGGAGGACTCGTAGGACTCCTCGGACTGTCAACACAAGAAGTAGTGTCAGTGTTTGGCGAGGCCATCACCCACCTGCAGCCACCATTCACCAGACTGCTGCAGGACACGCAGCCAAGTGTGACAAGAGTGAAAACTTACGCTGGGGGCGCGGTAGCCTCTGAACTCGTCACTGTCGGCGACGGCCACGGCCACGAGGGCGAGGAGGATGGCGATCTAAAGAGGAACAAAACGGGTAAGTATTACGCAACTTCAGGTGAGAGGCAAAACCAAGGCCTGTGGCTGATTGAAAACAAGATACTTGTGTTGAACATGAAATGCATGAACCTCTCTAGTCTTTAGCAGTGAGGCTGCAGTAGTCACCTTGGCGTTCATGTTGTGTTGTGGAGTCGGTACGAAGCTGACTGTGCCTGTGCTCTCTTCGACCGCCAATATATAGGTGCCGGGCTGCTCCTCCACGCCCACTTTTTACTTGGTGGCACACGCCCTGCTGCATTACCTGGGTCCTCTGCAATGCGTCACTTTGCCATGTAATGCATTTTGTGTGGCGTTTTTTCCTCAAGTCTACTGTGTCGAAGTTTTTAACTCTTCACTGGCGGTCTTGCTAACCTGCAACCGGTTGTACTCAATGCACTTTCACTTATGGTTCACTGTTGCCCTtcacttaagaaaaataataataatcactgtGACTAAAGACTCTTAAATTATTTTAATACTGTTTAGGTTCATTTTCCAATTCACATTTCTTATCCGATTATTACAATAAAAGAActgtacataaaataaaataaataaaaattttggTTAACCCAAAGATGAAGGGTGGAGAACCAGTCTTCTTAATGAAAACGCTTGAAAATAAATTTTGATACAGTAAAGCGACACAGACAACTTGCACACCAAACTTCTTGACGGAGCTCCACACTCACCAGCGTGTGAGGCGGAGTGACATTTGCTACTTGACGACATCCTTACAGCAGCCGTGTTGTTTCGGGCACCATTACACAACAAGAAGCTACTGGCTAAATTTCCATGTCCGATAATAACTTGAGTGCGTGTATGTACGCATCACTGCCCTGTGTCATTTGTAGTCGTTaccgaaggggaaaaaaaaaaaaaaaagattcaaaagAATCTTTGTTCTTTTACGTGCAATGAAAGTTGGGTGAAGTACACAAAAACGTCCTAGGAAGAGCAATCGCCCGCTGAACTGTTGTTGCccaaaagaaaggataaaaaaaaaaaattataataattccAGACAGCGCACAGACGagtaaaaagagatgaaaaaaaatcaattcatTTGGCTTGAAGGAAAGCACAGTCATCCATCACTGAGGCGCCGCGGGAGACAGTTTTTCAGATACTCGATCAGCGCGGGGCTGCGGCACAGACCACAGATACTGCTGTTGTTGAGCGGGCCAGGTAAAGTTACAACTGGTGCTCTGATTTTTTGATActgttttatcatattttccttaGGATAATTTTAGCGCACAGTACTTCTGGCAGACCTGCAGGTTGGCATGTGGCAAGGGTATAGTCGATCTCCAAAGCACTTTATACATTCAAGCACAGCATGGAAGAAATGAACGAGTCAAGTTTTCATACTGCTTTGTCTCTCCACGCCAGCAGGCACGAGAATACAAGAGCGTGCAGTGACCGCAAACCACAGGGAGGACATGTTGTCTTAAAGTAAACTAACAAGGAGCCACAAGGAcgccccctcactcactcactcactccctggcAACAAGTTCAAGTCCCTCTCACCTGAAACATCTTTTTTGTCACTTTCACCACCTATCGATAACTTTACCCTGACGGTCTGCAAGGAAACACACCGCGTTTCATCACGGTTCATAACCCACATTCCTTCCACTGCCCAGGATTTCCTCACCTACACAACGTACTCCTTCCCTGGCTAGCGTGTCGCCGCCGTGGGAGGCCTGCTTTCTTTATCCCCGCCACAAACACCGCACACGCTACACGTAAGCTAACACCTGCCATCACCTCTAGTATAACCCTTTGCAagcctgaaagaaagaaaaggaaaaaaaaagattaggatAAGTATCTGAATTCTCGAGAcgaagaatgaaataaagacaaagaTAGGCAGGtaggcgcgcgcgcacacgcacacgcacgcgcgcgcgcacgcacacacacacacacacacacacacacacacacacacacacacacacacacacacacactcaggtagACATAACAAATAGCAAATAGGCTGATATTCAAATGCATTTATTCCCGTCACATACTTCGCATACTGAACTGGAAGCAATcatgcaaagaaaacggggcATGGATGGGCAAGATTGGCGGGCAGACTAAGGTGTTCCCCAGTGGCATCAGGCAGCACCGCCCCGCCACGCTGACCACAGGAGGGCGCGGCGCGAGGACTCCAGCCAATACCgctacttttattcttttttataactGAGTCTAAGCTTTGGTAACAAACTAACCTCGTTCTAAGGGGCCGTATGAGTCAAGTACGTGCCTCGTGTTGAAATCCCACGTAGTCTACAACGCTAGTTTTACCTACTGAACTGATTTTGTGGCGGTGTATTTGTATGCACACTGTACCCGCCCTTGATCTAAAACAGCCCTGCCTACGACTTTGCTCCAAGTTGCCTACTCTTCATAAGCGTGTTTAGAATTTTATGCCACCGTTAATTACTCTACAAGTGTGAGCATATTTGATGTGTCATTGCATTTTCTAGAGAGGAGGTTAGTTAATTAGGAAACCATGACTTGAAgtaaacatgcaggaaatgtaTAATGAATCAACCGAACCTTCATATATAACAGAACAAGAACGTGGAAAATAAACTCTTttgtttcgttattttcttgtgGTGTAGGCGATGaagctggaagtttgccttacacacacacacacacacacacacacacacacacacacacacacacacacactgataataataataaaaaaaagaaaacataaatgaaaaaaaataataataaaactgtaTGAATCTCTTGCTTTCCTTATTTGAGTAACAATTTGCAAGCTCTTAATTTCAAATATAGTTAAAAGTCCATTCCTgtctatgaagaaaaaaaaaaaccctgcttGTTAAAGGCAAGAATCTTAACAAAGTAGTATGAAACACCTCACAGTCTGGTCTGGTCCGGTCAAGTATTTCCTGCAATGATAAGGCAATCGGCACCCGGCACATTTACTAAGGGTGTGGCTGCGGCTTGCAACACGCCTTTTCTCAACCTTACGGGCATCACATCCACACCCGGCTGTCCCTTCCACTCCTCAACAAGGGTGCGGTATGTGTTAGGAGCCGCCTCAATACACCTGGTTGCAGTAACTCAGGTGTGCCCTTAGGAAATGGTATGGCTGCTGTGTGCTACTTTAAAACTCTGAGTGTTGCTGGGCTGCTTGGCTTTATCTCTTCTCTGCATTATACTTTATTGCTTCGGTATATCAGATCTTCCTTTTTCAGCAAAGTCTCAGTGTGTTGTtggcttatttttccttcatgttttctctGCATTCCACTTCAAATGGTTAATTAGACTGTTGTTCCTtacacaaataagaaaaaaataaataaataataaaaaaatcatgtgCCACTGACGtctaatttctttatattttcgcTCACAAGGACACATCAGCTGCATGATTATTTTGTTGGATTgctttctttaaaaaaaaagtgtaacgaTCGTACatatgtattcattttttttttattatacatcGGTTGTTGCACTAATACTTTCCTCTGCCTCAAAAGATGAAGCCACCGCACATATAGATAAAAATCGGGTGGCTGCCCTACAAATGCCACTCCACACATGGTGTAAAAAACAACTCGTCAGAATTCAAGTTACCACATTACACTCTTTGCTGGCGcggtggtgaaggagggaagcagagaaagGTCGCCTGTTCTGCACCACAACGGCTTTACTAGCAAGGAGTCACTCTTCACATGATGAAGCAGAGACGGATGTTGACTCACAAGAAAACGTGGAGGGCACGCGGCGGCGCAGAGGTCAGCGCATGGGACGTAATGAACTCATGAGTCCTGAGTTGTGTTAATGCGATCCTCGAGTGGTCGGACATCAGCCGCGTGCCGCCTTGAGTCGTGGCGCAGCACAGCGGTGAGGCTGAGAGAGTGGAGGCACCGGCTCTCACCAGCACAAGGAGGGGCGGCAGCTTTCACTGAGGTACTCATAAATAACTAAAACAGGCCAGTTAA belongs to Scylla paramamosain isolate STU-SP2022 chromosome 29, ASM3559412v1, whole genome shotgun sequence and includes:
- the LOC135115697 gene encoding pro-resilin-like, producing the protein MNAKIAILLALVAVAVADSDEFRGYRAPSSEESYESSEAQYNFQWSVDHDPSSNEYGHQEARDGDNTKGSYYVELPDGRVQNVAYYVNGDSGYIADVTYTGSAESFESDESNESFRYYGSNESK
- the LOC135115696 gene encoding pro-resilin-like encodes the protein MNAKIAILLALVAVAVADSDEFRGYRAPSSEESYESSEAQYNFQWAVDHDPSSNEYGHQEARDGDNTKGSYYVELPDGRVQNVAYYVNGDSGYIADVTYTGSAESFESDESNESFRYYGSNESK